The DNA sequence aaacaacacaaaacaagaaaacatcaagatcaaacaagaagacttaccaagaacaacttgaagatcatgaagaacactatgaatgcatggaattttcaaaaaaaatgcaagaaaaatttttaaagcatgcaattgacaccaaacttaaaaattgactcaagactcaaacaagaaacacaaaatatttttggttttttatgattttatgattttttagtatttttattatttttttcgaaaattatattaaaaaaaatgaaaataataaaaaaatatttttgaaagattttagaaaactttttgaaaagaaaattacctaatctgagcaacaagatgaaccgtcagttgtccatactcaaacaatccccggtaacggcgccaaaaacttggtggatgaaattgtgatcacatactctttgtatttgtatgaaatttaatgattggctctatttgaagtcacaactccgttcaactaaccagcaagtgcactaggtcgtccaagtaataccttacgtgagtaagggtcgatcccacggagattgttggtatgaagcaagctatggtcatcttgtaaatcccagttaagtggactcataaagtcaaatgtgattagattggataaataaagataaataaaataaaaagggatagaaatacttatgtaaatcaatagtggaaatttcagataggcgtatggagatgctgtgctcctcctgaatctctactttctcattgctttcatccaatccttcttactcctttccatggcaagctgtatgtaaggcatcaccatcatcaatggctactttcaatcctctcgggaaaatggtcctatgcgctgtcactgcacggttaatcgtctggaggcatcacccttgctgatggctacatcccatcctctcagtgaaaacgttccaaatgctctgtcatagcacggctaatcatctgtcggttctcaatcaggttggaatagaatccattgattcttttgcgtttgtcatcacgcccagccttcaggagtttgaagctcgtcacagtcattcaataccggaatcctactcggaataccacagacaaggttagactttccggatccccatgaatgccgccatctatctagcttataccacgaagattctgttggggaatctaagagatatgcgctcggcctagagtagaacggaagtggttgtcaatcacgcgcgttcataggtgagaatgatgatgattgtcacggatcatcacattcatcaaagttaagtgtaacgtatatcttggaataagaataaaagagaattgaatagaaactaatagtaattgtattgaaacttgaggtacagtagagctccacacccttaatctatggtgtgcagaaactccaccgttaaaaatacataagtgaaaggttcaggcatggccgaatggccagcccccatgatctgagagctaatcgtcccaagatgtctaatacactagtaaaaagtcctatttataaataaactagctactagggtttacatgagtaagtaattgatgcataaatccacttccggggcccacttggtgtatgtttgggctaagcttggtctatccacgagctgaggcttttattggagttgaactccaagttataacgtgttttgggcgttcaactccggatcatgacgtgtttctggcgtttaactccagacagcagtatgtacttggcgttcaacgccaagttacgtcgtcaatttccgaataaagtatggactattatatattgctggaaagctctagatgtttactttccaacgccgttgagagcgcgccaattggagttctgtagctccagaaaatccatttcgagtgtagggaggtcagattccaacagcatcagcagtccttttgtcagcctttttcagagttttgctcaagtccctcaatttcagccagaaattacctgaaatcacagaaaaacacacaaactcatagtaaagtccagaaatgtgaatttaacataaaaactaatgaaaacatccctaaaagtagcttaaacttactaaaaactacctaaaaacaatgccaaaaagcgtataaattatccgctcatcaatcatcGTCCTACATCGCATTCTCAACTCGATCCGGTCCAgcctcaaaatcaaaatcaggATCACCAGGAGGCACACCGGCATGAACAGCTGCAACATGTTGAGAATCAGGAACCAGAACTACAGCTGCTACCACAGGCATCGATGTTGCGGTACCATCCACCGTCGTCGATTGAGGATTCGGCGCCAATGTCCCGGAGCTGTCGACACCATCTTCCAACTTCGCAAGTAGCTCGGGTATTCTGACCTCTGAAAAACTCCGCCTACAGTGAAACAACACCTACAAGTCTTCATCGGACCCTATTACAAAGGTCTCATATCTCACACCAGTTGACACAACGGCGATGGGAATCTTGTGAAATAACTTTTTTACCCACTTCGAACCACACACATCGAGCTTCCGTAATATACTGAGCTTAATCTCTGCCAACGTACTCGACGACCGGATAAAAATACTGAGCGGTTCTCTATCGGTAAATTTCACAACATgccttttgctcttttgaaTTTTCCCAGAGCAATGAACTAGAGCCACAAAACTTTCCTCCCCCTCCATTTGTGATAAACAACATTCATAAATTTGTGATAAACTTTCCTCACCTTTGGCCTTTCAGGGGTATATATAAGCACGCACACTCACCCACACTACACGTAAATCACTGCTGCCTCCAGCGGTTTACACACGCATCCCCATAAGCATAAACCGCACAACCCAGCCTCAACAAAAATCTCGATAGCCTCTAACAGTTTCTGTGTTCAGATTCCCTTACGTAATCCACGGCTGCCTATAGCGGCTTATGTGTATTTATAAACCGCTACTGCCAGTAGCGATTTCTATAGATATGTGAAACAATGTAATTGCGTCTCCTATTTTGAAAAGTTGTAAATGGGTAAAATTGGAGATCAAACAATTTAATTACGTAAATTGCCTATTATTTCACTATAATAATAGAAGTAATTCATATATTTACTGGTATTATATATGTATTGCAACTTAAGACCCACGGAGAgatataaaaagagaaaaaaatttatatgttatTGAAGTGGTATTGCTTTAGAAcaaactcctatttatacataCATCGTGTCTTCTTTTTCCATTTTTATTAAATGTAATTTTTTGGTAACATAGCAATTCACTATGAAAAAAAGTCTATGTTAAATGGGCATCTATCTCATACTTATCACAACAAAGCAATAGTAATCTAgtataattaaattagtttaagTCGAACAAAAACTAATCACACAATATATGCACACacttttttttgtgttttttcttattaacataatacataaatttttgtTAAGAAGTATAAAAATGTTTACACATAGTAAacaaatttattgatataaaacaaaattttaacaCATGGCACATCATTTTTGTTGTTGTAATGTGTTTTATTAGTTGAGTGAGTTATTTATTATTCTAAACATATagtatttcaaaaatttatgtattatgtagtattagattttttatattGCACATCAAAAGTTTTGTATTGAGTAGTATTGTTGAAAACAcataaaagaaggaaaaaaaaaacaaaaacaaaaaaaagagatcaaataaaagaaaaaaaaaacgatgTAATTTAATTGTtgaacttaattaaaaatatgcTTGTTCGTCTAACatctcttaaaaaaaattgtaaaattaaAGTACATGATTCACATGGTGATTTTTGTcaaatcaataaattattaaacaAATTTACTTGAATTGAATTTATAAAAATGACTTCTTCACTGAAAAGTTAAAagtgttattttaaaaaatatagatgaaaaataaaaataatataaaattatattaacaaGTTGGATTCTTCATCCTCGCTTTTACTACTGCTAGAATCTAGATGTTTATAAATTAtgtttatgaattaataaaaagtGACATGtgaattgttaatttttcattgGTTTACTATGAAATAACAGTACTCAACTTTGTATAAAAATGCACATACTCTTAAAATACACggataatataataattttttatgataataatttaaaaaatctaagtataacaaaaaaaaaaaaagagaaaaatttaCTGGTTGGCTTCTAATATATTCTAGTGTGTATGGCTTAATGCGTTAATGTAATGTTAGGATAATTTGGTCACTCCTTGTTACATGAATCGTTTGTGTCCGTTGCTTGCGTTTATGCCTTTATTATATTCTTTTCCCGATATGGGCTCAGCCCTCATCCATCGTCCACTCCATTAAGCGAATAAACGTGAGAGAGAGTCACATCTCTCTTATCAACGAGCGTGTCTCACTCATTCATTGTGTCAAATAGCTGGGTTGGCAGTCGGCAGTAGCATAACAGAAGAGAAGCGATCGAACCATGGCTTGTTCGATTCGTCCCACTCTCTCTTCGTTTCGCTTTTCGACCGTTGCTTCTCGTTCTCTCTCCCGCCCCTTCCTCCGCCTTCCCTCTATCACTACCAGTAAGTTGTTCTTCTCTTCCCTGGACAAGGCGATTTGTATGTGCGGTTTGATGAACTCGAATTGTGCAGGAGCATTAGGTGAATCCAATAGATTGAGAGCAACGGGGATGGTGAGGCGAGATGGGAATTTCATGAGAGTGATGGCTTCCCAAGCAAGCACCGCTGCTTCCCCCGAGAACACACTCGAATGGGTCAAGCAAGATAAGCGAAGGATGCTTCATGTTGTCTACCGTGTTGGCGATTTGGACAGGACTATCAAGTATGCTATTTTTGTATTCATCATTGATTGATTCATTTAAAACTTGTTTGATTTTTCTCTGATATAATTCGGCTCTTATTTGCTGGTTTCAGGTTTTATACAGAGTGCCTGGGAATGAAGCTCCTCAGGAAGCGTGACATACCTGAGGAGAGATATACTAATGCCTTTCTTGGATATGGCCCCGAAGATTCGCACTTTGTTATTGAACTCACTTACAGTAAGGCTCTACTGAATCATCATGTCCTTTCATGTTATTGAACTGGAATTCTAGAAAGTTCTTATTTACGTTTGACTACGTTTCAGATTATGGAGTTGACAAGTATGACATTGGAGCTGGATTTGGACATTTCGGCATTGCTGTTGATGATGTAAGTTTCTTCAACATTTGTACCTAATTTAAACTGTGTTCACTGCGGGTGATTCTGCTGCCTCTTGTTCTTTATTAGGTTGCAAAAACAGTGGAACTAATAAGAGCAAAGGGTGGCAAGATAACTAGAGAGCCTGGTCCTGTCAAGGGAGGCAGCACGGTCATTGCATTCATTGAAGATCCTGATGGCTACAAATTTGAACTTTTGGAAAGAGGCCCCACTCCTGAGCCCTTGTGCCAAGTGATGCTTCGAGTCGGTGATCTTAAGCGTTCCATAGAATTTTATGAGAAGGTAACAATCGATGCTATTATATGTCTATACTATTTTGGTATCCTGTGCCCATCTTTCAGACATCTTTGTGGTTGCTTGCTATTTAGGCTTTTGGTATGGAGCTCCTTCGCACTCGAGATAATCCAGAATACAAGGTATGGCGACACCTTTTtgctatttattattttctttctacTGTGACATATTTAGAAATAATCTGCCTAATTCTCAACATTTAAGATGATTTGAAGGTAAGTTAGGATCATATGAAATTTCATTCGTATAGTTGTACCAATTAATCTGTATGGACAAATTAAGATTAGGGATAAGAAGTAACATTCATTCTACTCAATCCTCTTAACATTTGATGATCCTTTAGATGGGGCTGTACTGCAAAGGTAACATTCAGTGTGGCATGTAGTGTGGATGCCTAGTTGCTATTGAATAACTGCTGTTTTAAACTTGATTCTCACAAAATATGCTGTTTTTGGTTTCTTGCCTATTGTTTGTAACTTGTACATTTACCAAAATATGTATTTTGGCATGATATTTGTTTTGAATGGAAGACTGTTATCTGTCACTATTTTACCAAATTTTACTTTATCATGTCATGTATGTTGTATCTGAAATCTTCTGAGGTGCTGTAATCAATGTGATATGCTTAACTTAGATTTGAAGCTAGTAAATTGGAAAAACGACAATGTATTCATGTGGACATTTAAGATCTTGTTGGATGCTTTTACATAAAACTTGCACCATACTTATCTACTATGCTTCTCAAGATAAATTGGGTGGCTTGCCTGAGTTAATAATAAGTATTGGAATTCTTGACGCATAGGTTGGACAACCAACTAGTAGAATAGTGTATAGAGAAGTTTTCCTACTTTAAGTTCCATTTTCTTCACTTTCATGGCCCAAAAATTGTTCTACTtctcattaattaattttgtgattttgtcCTCTGCTTACACTCACTTCACCTGTGATTCATTGGTTACTTTTACTTGGCAGTATACCATAGCAATGATGGGTTATGGTCCAGAAGATAAAAGTACTGTTCTGGAATTGACTTACAATTATGGAGTCAAAGAATATGATAAAGGAAATGCTTATGCTCAGATAGCAATAGGCACAGATGATGTGTACAAAACTGCAGAAGCTGTTAAGTTAGCTGGAGGAAAGATTACTCGGGAACCTGGACCACTGCCTGGTATCAACACAAAAATTACAGCATGCTTGGATCCTGATGGTTGGAAGACGGTATGTATGAAAAATAAACTGTTTTCAAAGCTTAGACTGGGAGCTAAAAGTTCATAAATGATTTATATCTAGCTTACTCGATGCAAGAGCGAGATAGGGTTGAAATGTGGACAATGATCAACCGAATTTTGCGTGTTCTCAAGTTCACCTTCTTTATAAGAATGGGGATAACTGATAACAGGAAGAAGTgctttattcttgttctaagatttaaaacttaaaaaaataaaataaaatatcaccTCTTAAAAACTATTAGATAAAAGCTCATGAATCCTTTTCATACATGCTTCACGGTCCTTCATTTAGCATGCCCTTTTTTAAGTAGTGCTGAGTATAAACTATGTTTATAGGAATGAGGATAACAAGTTAACAACACTTGAGTTCCATAGACCGCTTCATTATTAAGGCTCAATTACTATTCCATTGATTTGGCATTTAGCAAAAGCTCATAACTGTCTCAATCTCTTGGAACAATAttgaaaaaacacaaaatacctAACTAAACATAACTGACTTCAACCCTGAGTGTGAGCATACATGTATCCTCATTCTGGTTTAGAGATGTACTATCATTTATATCTAACTAGTGTTCCCTTCTTCCATATTTGCAGGTTTTTGTAGATAATGTTGATTTCCTTAAGGAGTTGGAGTAAAGTATTTAGGTTGGCAAGCATAGTGTCATAGTGATGTGAGATTATTAGCTCCAAACCTCTGTCGAAGAATTCTTGGTTGAAGTAGTTTGCATCACAGAATGTAACATATTCAAATCCGTTTTTTTGTAGATCGTGCAATAATGACTATAGCGACAACGTTTGTAGATTATGTTGTTATAACTCTTTATAATGAAGCCAGCCTGAGAAACATATCTTCAATCAAGCTAACTCATGAGTCCGTTCGAACTCAACTTGTTAATAGTTTGATAAGCTAAATTCGTGAGCCAAGCTTGAGTTTGGAATTGAGCTCATAAAGTAAATGAGTTGAGCTTGAGTTTGTATAAGCTCAATTCATTAACtcgtgatatatatatatatatattattt is a window from the Arachis stenosperma cultivar V10309 chromosome 3, arast.V10309.gnm1.PFL2, whole genome shotgun sequence genome containing:
- the LOC130969806 gene encoding probable lactoylglutathione lyase, chloroplastic, with translation MACSIRPTLSSFRFSTVASRSLSRPFLRLPSITTRALGESNRLRATGMVRRDGNFMRVMASQASTAASPENTLEWVKQDKRRMLHVVYRVGDLDRTIKFYTECLGMKLLRKRDIPEERYTNAFLGYGPEDSHFVIELTYNYGVDKYDIGAGFGHFGIAVDDVAKTVELIRAKGGKITREPGPVKGGSTVIAFIEDPDGYKFELLERGPTPEPLCQVMLRVGDLKRSIEFYEKAFGMELLRTRDNPEYKYTIAMMGYGPEDKSTVLELTYNYGVKEYDKGNAYAQIAIGTDDVYKTAEAVKLAGGKITREPGPLPGINTKITACLDPDGWKTVFVDNVDFLKELE